The stretch of DNA ATAGAGGTTTCGGGTGTCCCATTGAGAAAGATTAGCTACTCTCCATGGTTCTTGAACAAAGAGTGCGGTAAAAGGTATGAGAGAACATGAACAAATCAAATGATGTAGCCAAATTTAATGAAAAAAGCACATCCATAATTGCATTTTCATGCAATTTTTCAATAGTGATTTAAAACCCCAAGGATATTATCCTTACCAGAAGGCGGAAAGATGGAAGCTGGAGTTGCTTGGGGGAATGCGACAGAAACATCTAAAGCTGGCAGATCAACGAAAGCACTCTTCGCCTCTTCAGATTTATTTTCTGCACCCACATAGTATtataataatcaaatcatttcagaagTTAAAACTACTAAATCTTTTATTTATCCACTCCAGTTGAACAAATTGATTTTGATGCAAACCTATTACATATAGATCACCGCATACTTTTTCATAAGCCTTCCCAGCTCATGGTCTTGCTAGCATTTCTTATTCCCTACACTTCTGGGCATCTTTCACACTCGCTTAAACATACACAAACGAAATTGAACTACGCTACCAGGGAATTCAATCAATCCAACTGATCTACACACCTTGAACATATTAAAAACGCTTTGAAGCTGTGAGTATCAAATTTCacaaatttgaaataaattagAACAAATCTCGACTCGTTTACCATGGTGATCCATGCAATTCAGCTCCACCGAATTCGCACTAAAACGAAACTACTAAATTCCACAGAATGCATCACTCGAAATATCCAAATAACAAAGCAAAAACCACAAATCACAGTCCACGGAAGCGAAAAtagtaagaaaaaaattaaagagaTGCAGGAGGAGTAAAAAACCTTGATATTTGGTCGCTGGAACCGTCATCACGACGCCTTCTTCTACTAATTTAGCTCAGAATTTGCAGAAAAAACCAGCAGCGAACTGGAGAGAAAGAGATCAACGATCGGTAGTAGGGAGAATATACGTATGAAATCATTCAATACGGATAGGCACGCAATTTAATGTTGTAACTACGTTGAAAATACAAATGGGCTTTTTTAATGGGTTGGACCACATCAACATGTATTCGGGCCGATATCTCAAATACAATAATAAGAATGATTTGCTAATTCTGTGCATATTCTCAGGGGCTCGTATTACTGATTTGGTTTGCTGTATTCATTCATTGAAAGTTGAATGCATGCTTTTCATCAAATGTTTTTTCAGGCTGATTGCCTTTTTCTTCTTCCAATCTCCAGTGGCTCTTCCTTTATGTACGAAATCTGATATGAACATGTGATATTTCCATTTCGTAGAGTAGTGTACTGGTTGGCCTAATGGGATTGGAATTGGCTTTGTGATAAATGACTTCTGCTCTTCTGTGACAGCTATGTTGGCGATGAGTACGGATTAATGTCTGTTCTGAAGTATGAAGCATCTTGTGAACAGCTTCTGCAGTTGCCTTATCATCCATCTTTGGATTCACTTTCTGGTGATCACCGCGAAAAACCAATAACTATTGCTTCAAGTAAATTTGTAGATTTGTGCATGTTCTTGGAAAGTTTTCTAGTTTTCAAATTCCACCAaacttttctttttgttttttgagAAGAACTGTCCTTGTTAGTTTCAACGAACTCTTGATAACTTGATTCTACGAGTGTTTTTCGCTACCTTAGAAAGCCTTAAACAGTCATTCGCAGAGGTGAGAAGAGAAGAGAGCAGGAAACAACAATTGATGAATCCATCACACACTAAATCAAACCCTGTAGTTGTCAGAAATTCTGCTCTTGCAGCAAAAAGAGAAGATGGTGGTCGTGACCCTCAATTCAAGGAGAAAATATTGTTGCGATCACTGTAAAAAAACGGAATCATACCTGAGAGACAGTAGCTCCACGGTAAGTCTACTGACCGCAAAACAGAGAGCATAGCGATACAACATGGCACAATTGGCAGAATCTGAGTCCGGAAAAGTTGTTGAGGTTGGAACTAGAGGAATTGATTTAGAATAATGTGTTGTCATTATTCTAACAACTTGGGTAGATTTCGATTTTAATGATACAACATATTCTGTTCTTGGATTCTTCCAACCGACCCATCTCAGAGCTCTTTTACGCTTATGCAAGGATTTTACACAGATGACATTGAAAAAGATGAGCTGGTGCCTTCGGAATCTATCCTATCCCATGAAGTATAGAACAGAGCTAAAGGtaaagaaatttaaaaaaatattacttgtgTTGGTCTTGATTTGGCCAGGTCCTTGGAGCAACTAGAAATTTTTCTTCGATCACGTCGAGAAGAAAACTGAACGAGAAAAATTGTTTGATGGTGGTGCTGATGTTAAGCCCAGAGCTAGAATAAGGGAAGAAATTGAAGTTCTTTACAGGAAAACTGGGGTAATTTCCATCTGGTTTTTCTTTGAGCTATCACATTCACCTGGTTGGAGCCATCTAAAGAACTCTGCTGTTTCATCTGTTGTTTAGTTCCAGGACGTCTCATCAGTAGCTGGAGAAGCAAGAAATAAGCGTTTGGAGCGTCAACAAAAACTTGATGTATATTTACTCATAACAAAAAACTCAACTAACACACGAGTACTGACTTATAGTGAATTAAAGATTCTAGTGAATACAAATTTCTTCATTGTTATGGATAATAATCGTGATATCCAACTCGAAAACATGGGTATCGGTTTCCTTCAGCGGTTTGAACTATGATGTTCCTGTACTTTAGCTATTCAGATGGTCCATACCACAGTCATTTAACATTGCAATTTTCTTCAGAAAACCAGGAGGCAAACTGAAGAATTGCAAAATGAAGCTAAAGAAGTTGCATAATTGACGGATGAGCTTCTCAAGGCAATGGAAAATCGGAAGCGGTATTGATAGTCTCGTTATTTTAACTTCCGACATGCTGATACATTTCCGTGTTATTTTGTTGTAAAAAGAAATTTTAATGTCAAATTTGAGTCACATTTCAAGAGCAGACATTACCAACCAATTCCCTTTTCCTGAACTTGGAAGACACTTTTTTCTTTCCTTTCCCTTCAACTTGTTTATAATCTCCAAACAAGTTTAatacaatgttttacagaaaATTTGAAACTTTGTATCGAGAAAAAGTAGTTGAATGAATCGTAACAATTATATTCATTTTGAAAATCAAATTCCAAAATTTGAGCAAACAACTATCCCTATAACTTAATATGAAAACTCCACATAACAATACtttaattcaatatttaatcGACCTCTACGTGGGCCTCGTTATTTGTAGGTGCTGGGCCTATTTGTCTGCAGCTTCTTCAATAACCTATTATTTGCATTAACTAATTGTGCTGacatttttttattcatttttacttTCAAGACCTTGACTTCGCTCTGtcttctattatttaatttttattagtattttttgtCTTCGTTTGACTTGCTTTAACACCAACTTTTTTGGCTTTCACCAAGATAAGATTATGAGGAAAATTGACCGCAGCATACatacaaatacaaaaacaaacagTGAAAGagattttattccttgatatattttttttttatctttaatattttgtcatttctagacatgaggataatctcgaaattgatgatatgatctcttataaattcaatatgtgatataagactatattttgatatgactcgtaatatctttaagatatgatatcacaatatctttaaaatattatccttattttaaaaagagtttgtttcctaatgaaattggtttttctatgttaaataggactcaaaggagaagaaacaaaaGGGTGAGAGAGTGACGATACAGAGCAAAAACTTTCGGAGAGACAGAGATGCATTTGTACGAAGAAAAGGTTTTCTGATTGAAGCCATCTCGTGATTGATAACTtgttgctgtgaagtgctgCCAACATCCgaagacaacacctaatcacCATGTTGATTAGTGTGTggagttttgaagatttttttcacttctcagttgatgcatcctatgtattttggttatacggtttgttagaggtttaggatgcaatttgttactcgccttaataagggagttgttttattctttcactagtattggtttttgtaaacttacaagtttttctagtgaattattttgctctgaggcaccgcacaagtattttatacttgtgcataatttacatctcgtatctcgtattattatcattattccagctacgtgtaggtgtgttaaaatcataatttccgctgcatgttgtcgtgggtgttacaacacctacgcacaacacctacattctgatacacacaacactcactATCAACTCACACATACACTGTGGAAACAGaactttcaattggtatcagagctttcaCTTGACGCTACTAAGTGAGAtcctgttttgttttgttttcagaGTGAAAAGGAATTATGGAAGGATCAACAAATACTGTTTTTAGGCCTCCCGTGTTGGATGGATCAAACTATGCATTGTGGAAAGTAAAGATGATGGTTTTTATTAAATCCACTGAAGAAAGAGCTTGGCAACGTGTACTTGATGGTTGGAGTCCACCAAAACTCGAGGATGCTGATGGAGACACACGGCTCAAACCTGAAAGTACATGGACTGTCGATGAAGTGCAAACTTCACACTTTAATTCCAAGGCTCTCAATGCTATATTTTCATATGTTGACACAAGGATGTTTAATTTAATCACCACTTGTGTATGCGCCAAAGATGCTTGGGAGATACTCCAGAAGTACTATGAAGGATCCGCAAGTGTGCGTAAAACTAGGCTAAGGATGGTGACATCAAAGTTCGAAAGTTTGAGAATGGAGGACAAGGAGTCTATTCTTGAGTATGATAGCCGGTTGAGACAACTTTCTAATGAAGCTCACAGTCTTGGAGATCCCATGTCCAATGAAAGATTGGTGAACAAAGTTTTAAGATCTCTACCTGAGAAATTTAATGTCAAAGTTTGTGCAATTGAAGAATCTAAAGACACTTCAACAATCAACCTGGATGAATTAATGAGTTCCCTCagaacttttgagatgaattttgatttacaaaagaaggataaagggaagACAATAGCCCTTGAAGTTTCAACTGACTCTTATGATGAAATCCTTCAAATATCTAAAGAAGTGAATGAATCTGATTTAGGTGAAGATTCTATCTCTCTAATTACTAAAAAATTCGGTGATTActtgaagaaaatgagagagaagaagaaaattggacaaaaatctGTGTTGCCCAATATCACCACTTATGCAAAAGCTCAAAAGTTTACTCCTATGAAAGGACAATTTCGACCAAAAACTGAATTGCAAATCCAatcaaatgtcagaaatttggaCTCAGTACAATGCAGAGAGTGTTCTGGATTTGGACACTATGCCAATGAGTGTGCCAATCGACTTcgaagaaacaaaggcatgGCTGTCACTTTGAGTGATGAAGAGTCTGATGATGATCAAGGATCAAGTGAATCTGAAAATCACACATCGTTATCTTCTGTGATCAAGGAAAAACGCTCAATGCAAATCAATCCTTTGGGTGTTGCCACAGGTGTTGCAATACCTGGCCGCAACACCTCTTCGAATTCAGTATGTCTTAAATCTACAACCCTTGCGGAGGCAAGTCAGTCTGAAACTCAAGAGGTAGATGATGATGAAGTCACTCTAGAAAGTGTGCAGACGATGTACGAAGAATTATATGAAGACTGGATCAAAAGAACTAAAGGAAATGCAATTCTCTCCAAAGAGAATGCTGAGTTAAAGTCACAAATTTCACTACTTGAAGTAATCTTAAGCAAGAAAGATTTGGAATTATGCAAAGTCAAAGAGGAACTTGGAGAAGCAACTCAAATTCTTGCCAAGATGAATTTAAGTTCATCCAAACTTGATTCACTTTTGATGATTGGACAAAATGACAAATCTGGACTTGGTTATCCGAACAGTCTGTTCGAAATTGGAGAATCTTCCAATACTGAGAGAAAACCAACTGTTTTTATCAAAGGAAGTGTTGAAACCTCAAATGCTACACAAACTGAAAAAGGTGCTCCATCTAAAAGGCAAATATCTACCAAGAAGTCAAAATCCAGAAAACGCCACTTTATCTGCCACTATTGTTTTAGACCTGGTCATATCAAACCCTACTGCTTTAAACTGAGAGATGATTACAAGAGATGTGAATCAGAACAGGTGTTGCCACAGGTGTTGTATAACACCTGACGCAACACTGCCAACAGAAAATCGACGGTAAAAAGGGTTTGGGTACCAAAGGCTAAGATTCAATGTTCCGTTATTTATACTTCATTAAAGACTAACATTGCAGGAAtatggtactttgacagtggcTGTTCGCGCCACATGACAGGTTCTAAAGACCATTTGATTGACTATGTTGAACTGAGGAGTGGTCATGTGACATATGGTGGTGGTGCTAAAAGAAGATTTGCTGGCAAAGGAACCTTGAATGTTGATGGACTGCCTAATCTACACAATGTGCTTTATGTCGAATGGcttaactcaaacttaataagcataagtcaactttgtgatgaCGGTTTGcatgttaagtttgataaagaCAATTGTGAAGTGTTTGATAATTCTAATACTCGTATtttgacaggtacaaggtctgCTGATAATTGCTATCAACTTGGAGAAGACTTAGTATGCAATCATTCAAAGGTGAGTGAATTAAACTTGTGGCATCAAAAATTGGGACATGCAAACTTCAAGACATTAAAGAATCTTGGTAAGTACGATGCTGTGAGATGTATGCCTAATTTATCCTCTGGAATTCCGTATGTTTGTGGTGCATGTCAAAAGGGTAAGCAAACACGTGTTCCCCatcaagtgttgcaacactttgggacaacacggtgtcttgaactcttgcacatggatcttatgggtccaatggaagtggaaagtcttggaggtaagaagtattcaTGCGTTTGTGTGGATGATTTCTCTCGCTTTACTTGGGTAAGatttcttagagaaaaatcCGATACATTTgatgttttcaagaaattacATGCTAAGATTACTAATCTACATAATCTAAGGGTGGGTAAGATAAGGACTGACCAtggtaaagaatttgaaaactcaCACTTTATATCATTTTGTGAAAAGAGAGGGATAACtcatgaattttcggcccctaagactcctcaacaaaatggaatagcCGAAAGGAAGAATATGACACTGCAAGAAATGGCTAGGGTCATGTTAAGTTCAAAGAATATTTCCAAGAGATTTTGGGCCGAGGCCTTGAACACAGCATGCCATATTTCAAATCGTGTGTACTTAAGGAGTGGTTCTACTATGACATCCTATGAAATCATCATGGGAAAGAGGCCGAACCTTAAGTATTTTCATGTCTTTGGGTGTGTatgttatgttttgaatgacCGAGACCATCTTGCAAAGTTTGACTCTAAAAGTGACAAATATTTATTCGTTGGTTATTCATCTAATAGTCGTGCCTATAGCGTGTATAATCTGAGAACAAGAACGACTATGGAGTCTATTAACGTTGTTTTTGATGATCTTGCAGATCTAACGGGAAAAACAATCGAGGATGATATTGATGGGCTGCTGAACGAAAGTGAGATACTGCCTAACACAGATGTTGCACCCGGTGTTGTAACACCTGAGACAACACCTGCACTAGCAGAATCAAATGATGAACTAGGAAAGTATACTGAGAATGATGACAGTGTAACCAATGAAGAGATTGATATTCCCAGCAAGGttctgaaaaatcatccatcatctcagATCATTGGAGAAACATTTGGAGGAATGCAAACGAGAAGAAAGGAGAAGGTAGACTATCGCAAAATGATGGGACTAGTATGCATGACTTTCGTATACTCTCAAGTAAGTCACTCTTGTTTTGTTTCACTCATGGaacccaaaaatataaatgaagccttaaaagatgaattttgggttgatgcaatgcatgaggaacttgaacaatttgttaGGAATGATGTGTGGGATTTGGTTCTCAGACCCGATAATGTGAATGTTATTGGAACCAAATGGATCTTTAaaaacaaaactgatgaatctggAATTGTTGTGAGAAATAAAGCTAGGCTAGTGGCTCAAGGGTATACTCAAATTGAaggaattgattttgatgaaacgtTTGCCCCTGTTGCACGGATTGAATCGGTTAGACTTTTACTTGCTATTGCATGTCACATGGAcataaaattatatcaaatggatgtgaaaagtgcctTTTTGAATGGCATCTTGAAAGAAGAAGCTTATGTAAGACAAcctaaaggatttgaagatccacacCACCCGAACCATGTCTACAAGTTGAAGAAAGCACTCTAtggacttaaacaagctccaagagcatgGTATGGAAGGCTTACTGAATATCTGCTTGACTTAGGCTTCAAAAGAGGTGAGGTTGATAAAaccctttttattcaaaaatcgaagcatgatattcttgtgtgtcaaatttatgtagatgacatcatttttggtgcttcttctcaaaagcatgttgatgaatttgttaaatgcatgtctaccacatttgaaatgagcatggtaggagaattaagtttctttcttggattgcaaattaaacaaatgcatgatgatATCTTTCTATGTCAATCCAAGTATGCCAAGAATTTGGTGAAGAAATTCTCTACTGAGAACactaagcacatgaaaacaccaATGGGGTCGACTGAAAAATTGTCCAAAGACGATGTTGCGgcaggtgttgacaacacccagTATCGCAGCATCATAGGCAGTCTTCTTTACTTAAGTGCAAGTCATCCCGACATCATGTTTAGTGTTTGTTTGTGTGCTAGGTACTAGGCTGATCCTAAAGTCACTCATCTAAAGGCTGTCAAAAGAATTTTGCGATATATATCTGGAACAGTTGACTTAGGTTTATGGTACACCAAAGAAACAAACACCAATTTAGTGGGCTTTAGTGATGCTGACTGGGCTGGAAACTTAGATGATAGGAAAAGTACCACGGGTGGGTGTTTTTATCTTGGTAACAATTTGGTGTCATGGTATAGTAAAAAGCAAAATTGTGTATCTCTGTTcactgctgaatctgaatatgttgcAGCTGCTAGCTGTTGTTCacaacttttgtggatgaatcaaatgattaaagacTATGGTTTCAACAGTGACACCTTAATTGTATACTGTGacaattcaagtgcaattgatatttcaaaaaatccagtacaatACTCTCGAACGAAACACATAgacattagacatcattttattcgagatttggttgatAAGGGTGCAATTCGAATGGAATTTGTTAGAACTGAGAACCAACTGgctgatatttttacaaaaccattggattttgagagattttccaatcttAGGAAGTCTCTCAGCTTGTGTGCACAATGATCACTCACGGATGTTGTCCTCGGTGTTACCACACCTGTGGACAACACCCagcatgcatgtgcattttatttttaggaTGCTAGACATATTGCATACATCCTGCTTTGTGTGAAGCCTGTACAAGTGTAGGATACTGAATGGCGTGCTCTCAGTTGTGAATCAAACTTTCCATCAATATTCTCCAAAGAATGGTGTGTGCTCAATCTAAGTCATAAAGCTGTTGAGGATGATCGTGTACCACATGATCTTGTCCAATGTAGATAATGACTTAGAAAATTCTTGAGCAATATggtgaaaaatagaaaagagaataaaatagaacaaaaaaaaatgtttagaagaaaatggaaaaagctacctagaggagtccaatgaagaccgttcttctagtgtgggagctaccacttctaagtcaaaatacagatggaaaaagctacctagaggagtcctatgAA from Primulina tabacum isolate GXHZ01 chromosome 3, ASM2559414v2, whole genome shotgun sequence encodes:
- the LOC142538405 gene encoding uncharacterized protein LOC142538405, coding for MEGSTNTVFRPPVLDGSNYALWKVKMMVFIKSTEERAWQRVLDGWSPPKLEDADGDTRLKPESTWTVDEVQTSHFNSKALNAIFSYVDTRMFNLITTCVCAKDAWEILQKYYEGSASVRKTRLRMVTSKFESLRMEDKESILEYDSRLRQLSNEAHSLGDPMSNERLVNKVLRSLPEKFNVKVCAIEESKDTSTINLDELMSSLRTFEMNFDLQKKDKGKTIALEVSTDSYDEILQISKEVNESDLGEDSISLITKKFGDYLKKMREKKKIGQKSVLPNITTYAKAQKFTPMKGQFRPKTELQIQSNVRNLDSVQCRECSGFGHYANECANRLRRNKGMAVTLSDEESDDDQGSSESENHTSLSSVIKEKRSMQINPLGVATGVAIPGRNTSSNSVCLKSTTLAEASQSETQEVDDDEVTLESVQTMYEELYEDWIKRTKGNAILSKENAELKSQISLLEVILSKKDLELCKVKEELGEATQILAKMNLSSSKLDSLLMIGQNDKSGLGYPNSLFEIGESSNTERKPTVFIKGSVETSNATQTEKGAPSKRQISTKKSKSRKRHFICHYCFRPGHIKPYCFKLRDDYKRCESEQVLPQTNIAGIWYFDSGCSRHMTGSKDHLIDYVELRSGHVTYGGGAKRRFAGKGTLNVDGLPNLHNVLYVEWLNSNLISISQLCDDGLHVKFDKDNCEVFDNSNTRILTGTRSADNCYQLGEDLVCNHSKVSELNLWHQKLGHANFKTLKNLGKYDAVRCMPNLSSGIPYVCGACQKDLTGKTIEDDIDGLLNESEILPNTDVAPGVVTPETTPALAESNDELGKYTENDDSVTNEEIDIPSKVLKNHPSSQIIGETFGGMQTRRKEKVDYRKMMGLVCMTFVYSQELEQFVRNDVWDLVLRPDNVNVIGTKWIFKNKTDESGIVVRNKARLVAQGYTQIEGIDFDETFAPVARIESVRLLLAIACHMDIKLYQMDVKSAFLNGILKEEAYVRQPKGFEDPHHPNHVYKLKKALYGLKQAPRAWYGRLTEYLLDLGFKRGEADPKVTHLKAVKRILRYISGTVDLGLWYTKETNTNLVGFSDADWAGNLDDRKSTTGGCFYLGNNLVSWYSKKQNCVSLFTAESEYVAAASCCSQLLWMNQMIKDYGFNSDTLIVYCDNSSAIDISKNPVQYSRTKHIDIRHHFIRDLVDKGAIRMEFVRTENQLADIFTKPLDFERFSNLRKSLSLCAQ